GCGAATTCCAGCACTTCCGCGTGCGACACCGGCCCAGCCGCGGAAACCACGATGCCCGCGGGGTGGTAATGCCGCGCTTTGTACTCGAGAATCTGGCCGCGCTTCAGCGCGCCCACGCTTTCTTCCGAGCCCGAGATCGGCCTGCCAAGCGGATGGCCGGGCCACAGCATCTCGCCCATCACGTCTTCGATGTGCTCGCCGGGCACGTCCTTGATCATCTTGATCTCGTCGATGATCACGGCCTTTTCTTTTTCCAGCTCCCGCGGCGGAACCACGGCGTTCTTCACCATGTCCGCGAGGACATCCATGGCCTTGCCCTGGCGGCCCTTCATGATCTTCGCGAAATAACAGGTGCACTCTTCGGCCGTAAAGGCATTCAGCACGCCGCCGTTGCCCTCCACTTCCTCTTTGATGCGCCGGGCCGAGCGGCGCCGCGTGCCTTTGAAAAGCATATGCTCCAGCACGTGCGAAATACCCGCCGTTTTCGGGGCTTCATGCCGCGAGCCGGCGCGGATCCACACGCCCAGCGAAACCGACTGGCGGCCGGGCATGGAAACGGTAACCACTTTCAGGCCGTTCGCAAGCCGCGTCTGACGGTAGTCCAGTTCATACTTCATGAAGGAGAACTCCGCTTGGCATCCAGATAATTCTGAAGGATCCTTTGCGCGGCCAGCTGGTCCCGCACTTCCTTACGCCGCGCGGGATTCACGTCTTCGTCCCGCAAGAGGCGCTCCACTTCCGCGGAACTCATACGTTCGTCCCAAAGCACCAGCGGCACGTCGAGCCCGGTTTTGAGCCACTCGACTTCTTCGATAATCTTTTGCGCGGCAATGCCGATCTCGCCTTTCAGCGTCTTGGGCAGGCCCACGACGATTTCTGAGGCGCGGTATTGGCGTACCAGCTCTTTCAATTCGGCAAGCAGCTGGCCGCGGCCGCGCACCTCGATCGTCTTGAGCGGCAGGGCCATGATGCCGGCTTCGTCCGTGACGGCCACGCCGGCACGCTTTGTCCCCAGATCCAGTCCGAGGAAGACGGCCATCTCAGGACCTGATGGCGCGGATCATTTTCGCCACGAGGACGGTCGCCGGTTCCGTGCGCCCCCCCGAGTGGCGGATCGCGTCGATGATGGCGCTGCCCACGATCACGCCGTCGCTGAACGCGGCCAGCGACTTCGCCTGCTCGGGGCCGGAAACTCCAAACCCGATGAGCACAGGCTTTTTTTCTTTGCGGCGGATTTTCGTCACGTGCCCGCGGATGTCGGCCGGGAGGCTTTTCCGCGCGCCGGTCACGCCTTTGAGCGAAACGTAATAAATGAAACCCCGCGACTGCTTCGCGATGCGCAGCGAGCGTTCGGGGCTCGTCGTCGGCGTCACGAGAAAAATTTCGGCCAAGCCCGCGCGCGCGGCCTGGCGGTGAAAATCCGCTTCCGCGTCCGGCGGAAGGTCCGGGATGATGACCCCGTCAAAGCCCGCGCTTTTGGCCTTTTTCAGAAAAGTCTTCGTGCCCTGGCTGAAGATCGGGTTGTAATACGAAAAGAAAATGATCGGGAGGGAGACTTTGTCTTTGCGCAGCTTGCGGACGAGCTCGAACGCGTCTTCCAAGCGCACGCCGTGCTTGAGCGCCTCTTCCGAAGAAAACTGGATCGTGGGCCCGTCGGCCATGGGGTCCGAAAAGGGAAAGCCCAGCTCCAGGATGTCGACTCCGGCTTTCTCGAAGTCTTTGACCAACGCCTCGGTTTTGGCGAGGCTCGGATAGCCCAGCGTCAAAAAGGCGCAGAATATTTTTTTCCGGCGAGCTTTGGCGCGCGCCAGCGGAAGCATCCTGTTTTTCATTAGTGATGCCCCCCGGAATTCGAATTTCCGCCGTGCAAAAGTTTTTTCACGGTATCGATGTCCTTGTCTCCCCGTCCGGAAAGGCAGACCACGACGCGCTGGTTCTTTTTGGTTTTCGGCATGAGCCGCTTGAGAAAGCCGATCGCATGCGACGGCTCGAGCGCGGGCATAATGCCTTCGGTGAGCGTGAGAAGCTGGAACCCTTCCAGCGCGTCTTTGTCGGTCGCGGTTTCGTAAGTCACGCGGCCCGAGTCTTTCAGGAACGAATGCTGCGGACCCACGGACGGATAATCAAGCCCTGCGGAAATGGAATGCGCAAGCTGGACCTGGCCGTCCTTGTCCTGCAGCAGGTAACTTTTCATGCCGTGCAGAATCCCGGGGCGGCCCTTGGTCATGGAGGCCGCGTGATAAGGCGTGTTCAGGCCCTGTCCCGAAGCCTCGACGCCGATGATCTTCACCCGGCGGTCGCCGAGAAACGCGTGAAAAAATCCGATGGCGTTGCTGCCGCCGCCCACGCAGGCCACGAGATAATCCGGGAGCTTCTTGTGTTCTTTCAAAAAATAAGCGCGCGTCTCTTTGCCGATGACAGACTGGAAATCGCGGACCATGGAAGGATACGGATGCG
The Verrucomicrobiia bacterium genome window above contains:
- the ruvX gene encoding Holliday junction resolvase RuvX, which produces MAVFLGLDLGTKRAGVAVTDEAGIMALPLKTIEVRGRGQLLAELKELVRQYRASEIVVGLPKTLKGEIGIAAQKIIEEVEWLKTGLDVPLVLWDERMSSAEVERLLRDEDVNPARRKEVRDQLAAQRILQNYLDAKRSSPS
- the trpA gene encoding tryptophan synthase subunit alpha, giving the protein MKNRMLPLARAKARRKKIFCAFLTLGYPSLAKTEALVKDFEKAGVDILELGFPFSDPMADGPTIQFSSEEALKHGVRLEDAFELVRKLRKDKVSLPIIFFSYYNPIFSQGTKTFLKKAKSAGFDGVIIPDLPPDAEADFHRQAARAGLAEIFLVTPTTSPERSLRIAKQSRGFIYYVSLKGVTGARKSLPADIRGHVTKIRRKEKKPVLIGFGVSGPEQAKSLAAFSDGVIVGSAIIDAIRHSGGRTEPATVLVAKMIRAIRS
- the trpB gene encoding tryptophan synthase subunit beta, producing the protein MALKQKKFGADAQGYFGDYGGRYVPETLVKALEELKAAYAELKKDKAYQRDLTYYFNHYAGRPTPVYEARNLTRHFGRARIFFKREDLCHTGAHKINNTIGQGLLALKLGKKRIVAETGAGQHGVATATACRVFGLKCVVYMGALDVERQALNVYKMKLLGAEVVPVHSGSKTLKDATNEAIRDWVTNVDTTHYLLGSAVGPHPYPSMVRDFQSVIGKETRAYFLKEHKKLPDYLVACVGGGSNAIGFFHAFLGDRRVKIIGVEASGQGLNTPYHAASMTKGRPGILHGMKSYLLQDKDGQVQLAHSISAGLDYPSVGPQHSFLKDSGRVTYETATDKDALEGFQLLTLTEGIMPALEPSHAIGFLKRLMPKTKKNQRVVVCLSGRGDKDIDTVKKLLHGGNSNSGGHH